In the Heterodontus francisci isolate sHetFra1 chromosome 8, sHetFra1.hap1, whole genome shotgun sequence genome, one interval contains:
- the LOC137372592 gene encoding G-protein coupled receptor 52-like — protein MNHSMAEWKAVSANTTSVNLSDRHTCPLGFGYYGTVDVCVLETVIIMLMTVLIIVGNLTVIFVFHCAPLLHHYTTSYFIQTMAYADLLVGVSCLVPSLSLLHYPTGVQESLTCQVFGYIISVLKSVSMACLACISIDRYLAITKPLSYSQLVTPCRLRICIILIWIYSCAVFLPSFFGWEKPGYHGDIFEWCATSWETNAYFTGFIVCLLYAPAAFIVCFTYFHIFKICRQHTKEINERRARFPSQDMEAAESGPSPDRRYAMVLFRITSVFYVLWLPYILYFLLESSRVLESPSLSFVTTWLAISNSFCNCVIYSLSNSVFRLGLRRLSETVCSLCMCSGDETMRDPKPRKRANSCSI, from the coding sequence ATGAATCATTCCATGGCCGAGTGGAAGGCTGTGAGCGCAAACACCACCTCGGTCAACCTGTCTGATCGCCACACGTGCCCATTGGGCTTTGGTTACTATGGCACAGTTGACGTTtgtgttttggagacagtgatcATCATGCTGATGACGGTTCTGATTATTGTGGGCAATCTGACAGTCATCTTTGTGTTCCACTGCGCCCCGCTCCTGCACCACTACACCACCAGCTACTTCATCCAGACTATGGCCTATGCAGACCTGCTTGTCGGGGTAAGCTGCTTGgttccttcactctcccttcttCACTATCCTACAGGCGTGCAGGAATCTCTGACCTGTCAGGTTTTTGGGTACATCATTTCGGTGCTGAAGAGCGTGTCCATGGCCTGCCTGGCTTGTATCAGTATCGATCGCTACCTTGCCATAACAAAACCGCTCTCCTATAGCCAGCTGGTTACCCCGTGCCGCCTTAGGATCTGTATCATTCTCATATGGATATACTCCTGTGCAGTGTTCTTACCCTCATTCTTTGGATGGGAGAAACCAGGCTATCATGGAGACATCTTTGAATGGTGCGCTACCTCCTGGGAAACCAATGCTTACTTCACAGGCTTCATTGTCTGCCTGCTGTATGCCCCAGCTGCCTTCATTGTCTGCTTCACCTACTTCCATATATTTAAAATCTGTCGGCAGCACACCAAAGAAATCAACGAGCGGCGTGCCCGTTTCCCCAGCCAGGATATGGAAGCTGCTGAGAGTGGGCCCAGCCCCGACCGGCGCTATGCAATGGTCCTGTTTCGGATTACAAGTGTCTTCTATGTGCTATGGCTCCCCTACATCCTTTACTTTCTGCTGGAGAGCTCACGTGTGCTGGAAAGCCCCTCGCTGTCCTTTGTGACGACGTGGCTGGCCATCAGCAACAGCTTCTGCAACTGTGTCATCTACAGCCTGTCCAACAGTGTCTTCAGGCTGGGATTGAGGAGGCTGTCAGAAACAGTCTGCTCGCTGTGCATGTGCTCAGGAGACGAGACTATGAGAGATCCTAAACCCAGGAAACGGGCCAATTCCTGCTCCATCTAA